The Dunckerocampus dactyliophorus isolate RoL2022-P2 chromosome 13, RoL_Ddac_1.1, whole genome shotgun sequence genome window below encodes:
- the timm9 gene encoding mitochondrial import inner membrane translocase subunit Tim9, with protein MAVQVSESDQIKQFKEFLGTYNKVTENCFMDCVKDFTSRDVRPEESSCSESCLQKYLKMTQRISMRFQEYHIQQNEALAAKAGLLGQPR; from the exons ATGGCGGTTCAGGTGTCGGAGTCAGACCAGATCAAACAG TTCAAAGAGTTTTTGGGGACATACAACAAGGTGACAGAAAACTGCTTCATGGACTGCGTCAAGGACTTCACCAGCAGAGACGTCCGGCCCGAAGAG TCGAGCTGCTCAGAGTCGTGTCTTCAGAAGTACCTGAAGATGACCCAGCGGATCTCCATGCGTTTCCAGGAGTACCACATCCAGCAGAATGAGGCTTTGGCAGCTAAAGCTGGTCTGTTAGGTCAGCCTCGCTGA
- the arid4a gene encoding AT-rich interactive domain-containing protein 4A isoform X2: MKAADEPAYLTVGTDVSAKYRGAFCEAKIKTVKRLVKVKVTLKGESASQVVHDDQVKGPLRVGSTVEVKTNEGLCSEAVIGKLTDASLYTVVFDDGDEKTLRRTSLCLKGERHFAESETLDQLPLTNPEHFGTPVIGKKSNRGGRRASQAVADEENESSSSEDDEEDRRRLNDELLGKVCSIKTDNEPASWFLALVVSPSCHDELVVKKDQCLVRSFSDCKFHTVARRHVHPLNSININKSELSNTHGFAAAQMFARRREIPDVWKMDMSQILDSSSSDDDGDHEEQKQSEEDELDEEEKRKKLMKEEPEEEPDPEERDHFLQQLYKFMEDRGTPINKPPVLGYKDLNLFKLFRLVYQHGGCRKIESGTVWKQVYMDLGIPVLNSAASYNVKTAYRKYLYGFEEYCRSACITFRTIHHNNPRLPKAQIIPRTMRAELGLPTLKVEPAEDKGMQVEPESESDKEELKERQPSPRGRRRCGGVATKMDMPARPDKAAEENSDEPREARRRSNRHLDESERGSEEDDEEEDDEGEEEEEEEDDDDEDDDDDDEEEEEEELEEEEENEHERRRADRSEEDDEDNGDSVTGTKVRVKYGRGKTQKIYEAHIKKTDMDNGEHFYLVHYYGWNVRYDEWVKADRIIWPTEKGARKRSRKKNKEEVDEDKAIMAPAMKPMGAKRGRPQIRTTPTSTARRKTPSNEGHANGKGIRTDPNMANGDNVSRGRRTRRTSGMYDSDPASNEDSGNSSVDSESEEPPDKKLSPWQGRPINAGHQEEEPEVKEEEEEEEMTSQPPVTLPCPSMPQEDVTKVVSQPEGVEQPAEKAVPLDEHMYVAQEVLPKAPSAAQEVPAHLSPKPEKPLDVPPPPPEDTEMEDVKSCPLSPPRLKVHRINADTPPRISLCTSIPAPPSPATAQAPPRSILKRPDEPMVVLHCLPTQRLPPEPPAASDTDSASEEEEEEDKKLRPDRKQEEVSPSSPKPSATPPKMTTGISPRSLPSPLRGTEAGKSDQVTTKEEEEEEEGRWQVGTPPQSPNALGPAPSEEPQMDPEALVCHEVDLDDPDEKEKPAPSLETSLPPFLHVAVSSSVHCPEEFHTANSLEQEVAGITSREEEVEEEEEEDDDDDDDAHLSPNFDASQETRGQKRVTECTVSPSAKKQKRNHKRVTTPAKVDKNGTGHSSDSEDQSRLSSLSKRKSPTPHSKDKHSSASPQRTYKWTFQLGELDSMTSSERISFLQEKLQELRKYYMSLKSEVASIDRRRKRLKKKEREVSVSNTTASTSSGSSDTGMSPSSASPTQNTVAVECR; the protein is encoded by the exons ATGAAG GCAGCAGATGAGCCTGCCTACCTGACAGTGGGGACAGACGTAAGCGCCAAGTACAGAGGAGCCTTCTGCGAGGCCAAGATCAAGACGGTGAAGAGGCTGGTGAAGGTCAAG gtGACTCTGAAAGGTGAGAGCGCCAGTCAGGTGGTCCATGATGACCAGGTTAAAGGTCCACTGAGG GTGGGATCCACAGTGGAGGTGAAGACTAACGAGGGTTTATGTAGCGAGGCTGTCATTGGTAAGCTGACAGACGCCAGCCTCTACACTGTTG TGTTTGATGATGGAGATGAGAAGACACTGCGTCGTACGTCTTTGTGTCTGAAAGGCGAACGACACTTTGCAGAGAGTGAG ACTTTGGACCAGCTGCCGCTTACCAACCCCGAACACTTCGGCACTCCGGTTATTGGAAAGAAGTCCAATCGTGGCGGCCGGCGCGCCTCACAGGCTGT TGCCGACGAAGAGAATGAGTCTTCGTCCAGCGAAGATGACGAGGAGGACCGCAGGAGGCTGAATGACGAGCTGCTTGGAAAAGTTTGCAGCATCAAGACTGACAACGAGCCTGCCTCCTGGTTCTTGGCTCTG GTGGTGTCTCCCAGCTGCCATGATGAGCTGGTGGTGAAGAAGGATCAGTGTCTGGTCAGGTCTTTCAGCGACTGCAAGTT TCACACAGTGGCCAGGAGACACGTGCACCCCCTCAATTCCATCAACATCAACAAGTCTGAGCTTTCCAACACACATG GGTTTGCCGCTGCCCAGATGTTTGCCAGGCGCAGGGAGATTCCTGACGTTTGGAAAATGGACATGAGTCAAATATTGGACTCATCCTccagtgatgatgatggtgaccATGAAGAACAAAAACAGAGCGAAGAAGATGAGTTGGATGaagaggagaagaggaagaagctcATGAAGGAAGAG cCAGAGGAGGAGCCAGACCCAGAGGAGCGGGATCACTTCCTGCAGCAGCTCTACAAGTTCATGGAGGACCGAG GGACACCCATCAACAAGCCTCCAGTTTTGGGTTATAAGGACTTGAACCTGTTCAAACTCTTCCGTCTGGTGTACCAACATGGAGGCTGCCGCAAG ATTGAGAGCGGCACGGTATGGAAGCAGGTCTACATGGATTTGGGCATTCCTGTCCTCAACTCTGCTGCATCCTACAATGTGAAGACAGCCTACAGGaa GTACCTGTATGGCTTTGAGGAGTACTGCCGCTCCGCCTGCATCACCTTCAGGACCATCCATCATAACAACCCCCGCCTCCCTAAAGCGCAGATCATTCCCAGGACGATGAGGGCTGAGCTTGGTTTGCCCACACTCAAGGTGGAGCCTGCAGAGGACAAGGGCATGCAGGTGGAGCCAGAGAGTGAAAGTGATAAGGAAGAGCTGAAGGAGAGACAGCCGTCGCCAAGG GGGAGGAGGCGATGTGGCGGTGTGGCAACAAAGATGGACATGCCCGCCAGACCCGACAAGGCAGCTGAAGAAAACAGTGATGAGCCCAGGGAGGCGAGAAGGCGCAGCAACCGACACTTAGATGAGTCTGAGAGGGGCTCAGAGGAggatgatgaggaagaggatgatgagggagaggaggaggaggaggaggaggatgatgatgatgaagacgacgacgatgatgatgaggaggaggaggaggaagaattggaggaggaagaagagaatGAGCACGAGAGGAGGCGGGCAGACAG AAGTGAGGAGGACGATGAGGACAATGGCGACTCTGTGACAGGGACGAAGGTGAGGGTGAAGTATGGCCGAGGAAAAACCCAGAAGATCTACGAGGCTCACATCAAGAAGACAGACATGGACAACGGCGAGCACTTTTACTTGGTGCACTACTACGGCTGGAACGTCAG GTACGACGAGTGGGTGAAGGCCGACCGCATCATCTGGCCCACGGAGAAAGGAGCAAGAAAGAGAAGCCGGAAGAAG AACAAAGAAGAGGTGGACGAGGACAAGGCAATCATGGCACCGGCCATGAAACCCATGGGAGCCAAGCGAGGTCGTCCTCAAATCAGGACAACTCCCACCAGCACAGCCAGGCGCAAGACGCCGAGTAACGAGGGGCACGCCAACGGAAAGGGCATCCGGACGGACCCCAACATGGCCAACGGCGACA ACGTGTCCCGTGGCCGGAGGACCAGGAGGACATCTGGTATGTACGATTCAGACCCTGCGTCCAACG AggattctgggaactcatcagTGGACAGCGAATCAGAGGAGCCGCCTGACAAAAAGCTGTCTCCATGGCAAGGGAGGCCGATCAATGCCGGTCATCAGGAGGAGGAGCCTGaggtgaaggaggaggaggaggaggaggagatgacaAGTCAGCCTCCTGTCACGCTGCCTTGTCCCAGCATGCCTCAAGAGGATGTCACAAAAGTTGTGAGCCAACCTGAAGGGGTGGAGCAGCCAGCAGAGAAAGCTGTCCCACTGGATGAACACATGTATGTGGCCCAGGAAGTTCTCCCCAAGGCTCCGTCAGCCGCACAGGAAGTGCCTGCCCACTTGTCCCCAAAGCCTGAGAAGCCACTGGATGTGCCCCCTCCCCCACCGGAAGACACAGAGATGGAAGACGTTAAGAGTTGCCCTTTGTCCCCACCCAGACTGAAAGTGCACAGGATCAATGCTGACACGCCTCCCAGAATCTCCCTGTGCACCTCCATCCCTGCCCCTCCCTCTCCCGCGACGGCACAGGCTCCGCCTCGCAGCATCTTGAAGAGACCTGATGAGCCCATGGTGGTCCTCCACTGCCTCCCCACGCAGCGCCTACCCCCAGAGCCTCCTGCTGCCTCCGACACAGACTCTgccagcgaggaggaggaggaagaagacaaGAAGCTCCGCCCTGATAGAAAGCAGGAAGAGGTCAGCCCTTCCTCCCCCAAGCCTTCTGCTACCCCACCCAAGATGACCACTGGAATTTCTCCCAGATCCCTCCCATCGCCGCTTCGGGGCACAGAGGCAGGCAAGAGCGACCAAGTGACgacaaaggaggaggaggaggaggaggaagggcggTGGCAAGTTGGGACACCTCCGCAATCTCCCAATGCCCTAGGCCCCGCCCCTAGTGAGGAGCCTCAGATGGACCCTGAGGCGCTAGTTTGTCATGAAGTGGACCTGGACGACCCGGACGAGAAGGAAAAGCCTGCCCCTTCTTTGGAGACCTCCCTCCCCCCCTTCCTCCATGTTGCCGTCTCCAGCTCTGTCCACTGCCCTGAGGAGTTCCACACAGCCAACAGTCTTGAGCAGGAGGTGGCTGGCATCACCAGcagagaggaggaggtggaggaggaggaggaggaggatgatgatgatgatgatgatgcacacTTGAGTCCCAATTTTGACGCATCACAGGAGACAAGAG GTCAGAAAAGGGTAACGGAATGTACAGTCAGCCCCTCGGCCAAGAAACAAAAACGAAACCACAAGCGAGTCACCACGCCTGCCAAAGTGGACAAGAACGGCACAG GCCACAGCAGCGACAGCGAGGACCAGTCTCGTCTTTCATCTCTGTCCAAACGCAAGTCTCCCACGCCCCACAGcaaagacaaacacagctccGCATCACCACAGCGCACGTACAAATGGACCTTCCAGCTCG GTGAGCTGGACAGCATGACGAGCAGCGAGAGGATCTCCTTCCTGCAGGAGAAGCTGCAGGAGCTCAGGAAGTACTACATGAGCCTGAAGTCTGAGGTGGCGTCCATCGACAGACGCAGGAAGAGGTTAAAAAAGAAGGAGCGAGAAG TGTCGGTGTCCAACACAACGGCATCCACCTCGTCAGGCTCGTCAGACACAGGAATGAGCCCGTCGTCTGCCTCGCCCACTCAGAACACTGTGGCTGTGGAGTGCAGGTGA
- the arid4a gene encoding AT-rich interactive domain-containing protein 4A isoform X1, whose translation MKAADEPAYLTVGTDVSAKYRGAFCEAKIKTVKRLVKVKVTLKGESASQVVHDDQVKGPLRVGSTVEVKTNEGLCSEAVIGKLTDASLYTVVFDDGDEKTLRRTSLCLKGERHFAESETLDQLPLTNPEHFGTPVIGKKSNRGGRRASQAVADEENESSSSEDDEEDRRRLNDELLGKVCSIKTDNEPASWFLALVVSPSCHDELVVKKDQCLVRSFSDCKFHTVARRHVHPLNSININKSELSNTHGFAAAQMFARRREIPDVWKMDMSQILDSSSSDDDGDHEEQKQSEEDELDEEEKRKKLMKEEPEEEPDPEERDHFLQQLYKFMEDRGTPINKPPVLGYKDLNLFKLFRLVYQHGGCRKIESGTVWKQVYMDLGIPVLNSAASYNVKTAYRKYLYGFEEYCRSACITFRTIHHNNPRLPKAQIIPRTMRAELGLPTLKVEPAEDKGMQVEPESESDKEELKERQPSPRGRRRCGGVATKMDMPARPDKAAEENSDEPREARRRSNRHLDESERGSEEDDEEEDDEGEEEEEEEDDDDEDDDDDDEEEEEEELEEEEENEHERRRADRSEEDDEDNGDSVTGTKVRVKYGRGKTQKIYEAHIKKTDMDNGEHFYLVHYYGWNVRYDEWVKADRIIWPTEKGARKRSRKKVKNKEEVDEDKAIMAPAMKPMGAKRGRPQIRTTPTSTARRKTPSNEGHANGKGIRTDPNMANGDNVSRGRRTRRTSGMYDSDPASNEDSGNSSVDSESEEPPDKKLSPWQGRPINAGHQEEEPEVKEEEEEEEMTSQPPVTLPCPSMPQEDVTKVVSQPEGVEQPAEKAVPLDEHMYVAQEVLPKAPSAAQEVPAHLSPKPEKPLDVPPPPPEDTEMEDVKSCPLSPPRLKVHRINADTPPRISLCTSIPAPPSPATAQAPPRSILKRPDEPMVVLHCLPTQRLPPEPPAASDTDSASEEEEEEDKKLRPDRKQEEVSPSSPKPSATPPKMTTGISPRSLPSPLRGTEAGKSDQVTTKEEEEEEEGRWQVGTPPQSPNALGPAPSEEPQMDPEALVCHEVDLDDPDEKEKPAPSLETSLPPFLHVAVSSSVHCPEEFHTANSLEQEVAGITSREEEVEEEEEEDDDDDDDAHLSPNFDASQETRGQKRVTECTVSPSAKKQKRNHKRVTTPAKVDKNGTGHSSDSEDQSRLSSLSKRKSPTPHSKDKHSSASPQRTYKWTFQLGELDSMTSSERISFLQEKLQELRKYYMSLKSEVASIDRRRKRLKKKEREVSVSNTTASTSSGSSDTGMSPSSASPTQNTVAVECR comes from the exons ATGAAG GCAGCAGATGAGCCTGCCTACCTGACAGTGGGGACAGACGTAAGCGCCAAGTACAGAGGAGCCTTCTGCGAGGCCAAGATCAAGACGGTGAAGAGGCTGGTGAAGGTCAAG gtGACTCTGAAAGGTGAGAGCGCCAGTCAGGTGGTCCATGATGACCAGGTTAAAGGTCCACTGAGG GTGGGATCCACAGTGGAGGTGAAGACTAACGAGGGTTTATGTAGCGAGGCTGTCATTGGTAAGCTGACAGACGCCAGCCTCTACACTGTTG TGTTTGATGATGGAGATGAGAAGACACTGCGTCGTACGTCTTTGTGTCTGAAAGGCGAACGACACTTTGCAGAGAGTGAG ACTTTGGACCAGCTGCCGCTTACCAACCCCGAACACTTCGGCACTCCGGTTATTGGAAAGAAGTCCAATCGTGGCGGCCGGCGCGCCTCACAGGCTGT TGCCGACGAAGAGAATGAGTCTTCGTCCAGCGAAGATGACGAGGAGGACCGCAGGAGGCTGAATGACGAGCTGCTTGGAAAAGTTTGCAGCATCAAGACTGACAACGAGCCTGCCTCCTGGTTCTTGGCTCTG GTGGTGTCTCCCAGCTGCCATGATGAGCTGGTGGTGAAGAAGGATCAGTGTCTGGTCAGGTCTTTCAGCGACTGCAAGTT TCACACAGTGGCCAGGAGACACGTGCACCCCCTCAATTCCATCAACATCAACAAGTCTGAGCTTTCCAACACACATG GGTTTGCCGCTGCCCAGATGTTTGCCAGGCGCAGGGAGATTCCTGACGTTTGGAAAATGGACATGAGTCAAATATTGGACTCATCCTccagtgatgatgatggtgaccATGAAGAACAAAAACAGAGCGAAGAAGATGAGTTGGATGaagaggagaagaggaagaagctcATGAAGGAAGAG cCAGAGGAGGAGCCAGACCCAGAGGAGCGGGATCACTTCCTGCAGCAGCTCTACAAGTTCATGGAGGACCGAG GGACACCCATCAACAAGCCTCCAGTTTTGGGTTATAAGGACTTGAACCTGTTCAAACTCTTCCGTCTGGTGTACCAACATGGAGGCTGCCGCAAG ATTGAGAGCGGCACGGTATGGAAGCAGGTCTACATGGATTTGGGCATTCCTGTCCTCAACTCTGCTGCATCCTACAATGTGAAGACAGCCTACAGGaa GTACCTGTATGGCTTTGAGGAGTACTGCCGCTCCGCCTGCATCACCTTCAGGACCATCCATCATAACAACCCCCGCCTCCCTAAAGCGCAGATCATTCCCAGGACGATGAGGGCTGAGCTTGGTTTGCCCACACTCAAGGTGGAGCCTGCAGAGGACAAGGGCATGCAGGTGGAGCCAGAGAGTGAAAGTGATAAGGAAGAGCTGAAGGAGAGACAGCCGTCGCCAAGG GGGAGGAGGCGATGTGGCGGTGTGGCAACAAAGATGGACATGCCCGCCAGACCCGACAAGGCAGCTGAAGAAAACAGTGATGAGCCCAGGGAGGCGAGAAGGCGCAGCAACCGACACTTAGATGAGTCTGAGAGGGGCTCAGAGGAggatgatgaggaagaggatgatgagggagaggaggaggaggaggaggaggatgatgatgatgaagacgacgacgatgatgatgaggaggaggaggaggaagaattggaggaggaagaagagaatGAGCACGAGAGGAGGCGGGCAGACAG AAGTGAGGAGGACGATGAGGACAATGGCGACTCTGTGACAGGGACGAAGGTGAGGGTGAAGTATGGCCGAGGAAAAACCCAGAAGATCTACGAGGCTCACATCAAGAAGACAGACATGGACAACGGCGAGCACTTTTACTTGGTGCACTACTACGGCTGGAACGTCAG GTACGACGAGTGGGTGAAGGCCGACCGCATCATCTGGCCCACGGAGAAAGGAGCAAGAAAGAGAAGCCGGAAGAAGGTGAAG AACAAAGAAGAGGTGGACGAGGACAAGGCAATCATGGCACCGGCCATGAAACCCATGGGAGCCAAGCGAGGTCGTCCTCAAATCAGGACAACTCCCACCAGCACAGCCAGGCGCAAGACGCCGAGTAACGAGGGGCACGCCAACGGAAAGGGCATCCGGACGGACCCCAACATGGCCAACGGCGACA ACGTGTCCCGTGGCCGGAGGACCAGGAGGACATCTGGTATGTACGATTCAGACCCTGCGTCCAACG AggattctgggaactcatcagTGGACAGCGAATCAGAGGAGCCGCCTGACAAAAAGCTGTCTCCATGGCAAGGGAGGCCGATCAATGCCGGTCATCAGGAGGAGGAGCCTGaggtgaaggaggaggaggaggaggaggagatgacaAGTCAGCCTCCTGTCACGCTGCCTTGTCCCAGCATGCCTCAAGAGGATGTCACAAAAGTTGTGAGCCAACCTGAAGGGGTGGAGCAGCCAGCAGAGAAAGCTGTCCCACTGGATGAACACATGTATGTGGCCCAGGAAGTTCTCCCCAAGGCTCCGTCAGCCGCACAGGAAGTGCCTGCCCACTTGTCCCCAAAGCCTGAGAAGCCACTGGATGTGCCCCCTCCCCCACCGGAAGACACAGAGATGGAAGACGTTAAGAGTTGCCCTTTGTCCCCACCCAGACTGAAAGTGCACAGGATCAATGCTGACACGCCTCCCAGAATCTCCCTGTGCACCTCCATCCCTGCCCCTCCCTCTCCCGCGACGGCACAGGCTCCGCCTCGCAGCATCTTGAAGAGACCTGATGAGCCCATGGTGGTCCTCCACTGCCTCCCCACGCAGCGCCTACCCCCAGAGCCTCCTGCTGCCTCCGACACAGACTCTgccagcgaggaggaggaggaagaagacaaGAAGCTCCGCCCTGATAGAAAGCAGGAAGAGGTCAGCCCTTCCTCCCCCAAGCCTTCTGCTACCCCACCCAAGATGACCACTGGAATTTCTCCCAGATCCCTCCCATCGCCGCTTCGGGGCACAGAGGCAGGCAAGAGCGACCAAGTGACgacaaaggaggaggaggaggaggaggaagggcggTGGCAAGTTGGGACACCTCCGCAATCTCCCAATGCCCTAGGCCCCGCCCCTAGTGAGGAGCCTCAGATGGACCCTGAGGCGCTAGTTTGTCATGAAGTGGACCTGGACGACCCGGACGAGAAGGAAAAGCCTGCCCCTTCTTTGGAGACCTCCCTCCCCCCCTTCCTCCATGTTGCCGTCTCCAGCTCTGTCCACTGCCCTGAGGAGTTCCACACAGCCAACAGTCTTGAGCAGGAGGTGGCTGGCATCACCAGcagagaggaggaggtggaggaggaggaggaggaggatgatgatgatgatgatgatgcacacTTGAGTCCCAATTTTGACGCATCACAGGAGACAAGAG GTCAGAAAAGGGTAACGGAATGTACAGTCAGCCCCTCGGCCAAGAAACAAAAACGAAACCACAAGCGAGTCACCACGCCTGCCAAAGTGGACAAGAACGGCACAG GCCACAGCAGCGACAGCGAGGACCAGTCTCGTCTTTCATCTCTGTCCAAACGCAAGTCTCCCACGCCCCACAGcaaagacaaacacagctccGCATCACCACAGCGCACGTACAAATGGACCTTCCAGCTCG GTGAGCTGGACAGCATGACGAGCAGCGAGAGGATCTCCTTCCTGCAGGAGAAGCTGCAGGAGCTCAGGAAGTACTACATGAGCCTGAAGTCTGAGGTGGCGTCCATCGACAGACGCAGGAAGAGGTTAAAAAAGAAGGAGCGAGAAG TGTCGGTGTCCAACACAACGGCATCCACCTCGTCAGGCTCGTCAGACACAGGAATGAGCCCGTCGTCTGCCTCGCCCACTCAGAACACTGTGGCTGTGGAGTGCAGGTGA